The Methanosarcina acetivorans C2A genome includes the window AGTATTGTAGTCTATCACTCCTTTTTGATATCTTTAATAGCTACTCTTCTTATTGGTTTCTGCTTCATGGTAATAGCTGACAGTTTTTAATATGTTCCGGAATCGCAAAAGTTGACCATTAATTTCACTGGGAATTGACTGCAATAGATTCAAAACCCAGATACTAATAAGAGGACCACGAATACCCCGCCTTCAGGAAGCTGTCCGACAATAGCCGATAATAACCTTTAGTAATAAAAAAATTCCTTTTTTTGATTTAAAGGTTTTATTTGCTTTTTTAACACTTTTTTATTACTATCAATCCTACATTCAATCCTACATTCCGCAGTATTTTTTTGAAAATCCCCAAATAATAGAGCCAAACTGAGATTTTGATAAAAATTGAATACTACGTTTTTGGTATCTGAACACACTGTATAGCCATTTTTAACTCCTGCACAGAAACCCGATAAATTCACATTAGAAGAAAATCGATAGCAAGAAAAATAATGAATATACGAAAAATACTGCGGAAAGTGGGATCAATAATTATCGGACAGCCTGTTTAGGGTGGAGTGGTCGCATGTAATTTGATTCAGTTTTCAGTATTTATGTTTTGACTCTCCGTAATTTTTAAGCATTGATTGATTTTTTTCCATCGGCGTCTTGATACAAATTTTGCTGCCAGCAACATAATTATTGAGACAGCTATGAATATTATACCAATATCCAACCCTGATATCTCCAATCCCTTTGTCTTTGGAGACTGCACTTCATTTAAGAAGTATAAAACAATTCCAATGCTTCCAATTATTAGAGAACCGATCCCTGAAGATAACAATATAAGAACCTGGTATTTGCCGGTAGATATTATCTTCTTGCCTTTAGAGGTAAGTTCGTAATACACCCACTTACGCTCACTGCTTTCTACTCTATCAACGAGTCCTGCGCTGGTGAGTTTATCCAGATGTTTATATATTGCATTTTTCTGAACCCCCACATTATTTACCAATTCAGCAACTGTCATGCGCCTTTTATTTAGATTTTTAAGAATTTTTAACCGTGTGTCTGATAATATTGCTTTGAGAATCTCATTATCATTTGCTTTAAACCTATTTTGATGAAGTTTCTCAGACACATAATATCAGATGTGAATCTCATTTTATAAACTTATGCTTTTGAGTCACCTGGTGGTTACTTAAAAAGGAATATATTAGTATGTTATTTACTATTTTTTCTTTGATACTTATTTGGGGGGATAAAAAATTAAGTATATATCTTAATGATGAAGGGTGAATAAAAATGAGGAAATTGATACGATCAACATGGTGTCGTATGACAGCATCGGTTACCTTATCCGTAATATTGATCCTGCTTGCGCCTTCTGTATCGCTTGCAGGTACCGGAGATGATAGTGATGCTTCTTCTCCAGAGGTAGGTGTAGAATGGGTAAACGATTATACATGGCCATATTCAGATCTGTCATATTGTGATGATTCAGCAAATGGCCTGTACAATAGATTAGGGAATGAGGGTTGGACAAAGAGTTTCAATAAAGGAAATAGCAATGCAAAAGCAGCTCATTTCGAGCAAGCCAACCAAGATTCACAGTACATTGATGCAGTAGATATTGCTCTTTATTCAGGTCATGGTTCTACAGATAAACTGGATGTGTCAACTGTAACTGAAAAGGTATACCATGATGAAGCTGAATGGGGAGATTATGATCTTGAGTGGATAGGCTTAGATTGTTGTCTGGCCGGGTCAGGAGATTTTTCGTCTTCATTGAATGGGGCGCATCTTATCCTGGGATTTTCAACAAACTGCTATGATTCCGATCTGGGACTTCATTGGGCAAATTATCTTGTGGATGACGGTTCAAACGATGTTGCATATACAGTCAAGAATTCATGGTTCTATGGGGCGGATGTAGATCAACCGAGTGGCGTAACAGCAAAAGTTTTCGGTGAAACCTCAAGTTGTGGAAATGATTATATCTGGGGGCAGGGGAGCGTAATTACTGACCCTCCCGTGGACAGCTCATACACATATTGGACATATAATATGGGATAAAGGTGTGTTGGAATGAGAAAA containing:
- a CDS encoding DUF6345 domain-containing protein, with product MTASVTLSVILILLAPSVSLAGTGDDSDASSPEVGVEWVNDYTWPYSDLSYCDDSANGLYNRLGNEGWTKSFNKGNSNAKAAHFEQANQDSQYIDAVDIALYSGHGSTDKLDVSTVTEKVYHDEAEWGDYDLEWIGLDCCLAGSGDFSSSLNGAHLILGFSTNCYDSDLGLHWANYLVDDGSNDVAYTVKNSWFYGADVDQPSGVTAKVFGETSSCGNDYIWGQGSVITDPPVDSSYTYWTYNMG
- a CDS encoding winged helix-turn-helix domain-containing protein, giving the protein MSEKLHQNRFKANDNEILKAILSDTRLKILKNLNKRRMTVAELVNNVGVQKNAIYKHLDKLTSAGLVDRVESSERKWVYYELTSKGKKIISTGKYQVLILLSSGIGSLIIGSIGIVLYFLNEVQSPKTKGLEISGLDIGIIFIAVSIIMLLAAKFVSRRRWKKINQCLKITESQNINTEN